In Populus trichocarpa isolate Nisqually-1 chromosome 12, P.trichocarpa_v4.1, whole genome shotgun sequence, a genomic segment contains:
- the LOC7483486 gene encoding uncharacterized protein LOC7483486, with amino-acid sequence MAFREVEPIPEETTSNSLLTNTRCGFLFPCFSSRRSSSVGLSFWERIKSSPSSNGDDPHPNQWWSKGMRAFKKIREWSEVVAGPKWKTFIRRFNRNKNSGSGNGRHHGKFQYDPFSYSLNFDEGPGGQNGNLDDLDDYNGFRDFSSRYASVSASGRPVAVDASKSKDVAVMV; translated from the coding sequence ATGGCCTTTAGAGAGGTAGAACCGATCCCAGAAGAAACGACGTCGAATTCTCTCCTAACAAACACACGCTGCGGCTTCCTTTTTCCCTGCTTTTCTTCCCGACGATCCTCCAGCGTCGGATTATCCTTCTGGGAGCGAATCAAATCATCACCTTCATCAAACGGCGATGACCCTCATCCTAATCAATGGTGGTCCAAGGGGATGAGAGCGTTTAAGAAGATAAGAGAGTGGTCAGAAGTTGTTGCGGGTCCGAAGTGGAAAACTTTCATTCGGAGAttcaatagaaataaaaacagcGGCAGCGGTAACGGAAGGCACCATGGGAAATTCCAGTACGATCCCTTTAGTTATTCGCTGAATTTCGATGAAGGACCAGGAGGACAGAATGGAAATCTCGATGACTTGGATGATTATAATGGTTTTCGCGATTTCTCCTCCCGTTACGCCTCCGTTTCTGCTTCTGGTCGGCCGGTTGCTGTGGATGCGTCGAAGAGTAAAGATGTGGCGGTTATGGtttga
- the LOC7483485 gene encoding RING-H2 finger protein ATL46: MCRVLFDVKQKDGFTINPTPLTPPPSISTPYNSLNYEKESTPPSSSFNKLSPVLLLVIVIFAVVFFVSGLLHLLVRFLLKRASFSPIYHSNRYPETSGSHSLQRQLQQLFRLHDSGLDQAFIDALPVFYYEDIMGLKEPFDCAVCLCEFADQERLRLLPLCSHAFHINCIDTWLLSNSTCPLCRGTLSGSSLPMENPLFNFDLSRELSNGFSCEEECGSVNCQKSATIVEDKSDGEKRVFSVRLGKFRTLNDGEGIGEKQHGETSRCNLDARRCYSMGTVQYVEGESNLQVALSQGNLNGRGGDNGCPSTDGDLEDKKIRGRTRGDSFSVSKIWLWSKKSRFPTSSSIHMDMSSSSSVAECL, encoded by the exons ATGTGTAGAGTTCTATTTGATGTGAAACAAAAGGATGGTTTTACAATAAACCCAACTCCTCTAACACCTCCCCCATCAATCTCAACTCCTTACAATAGTCTCAACTATGAGAAAGAATCAACCCCACCATCATCTTCTTTTAACAAATTGAGTCCAGTGCTTCTTTTGGTTATAGTAATTTTTGctgttgttttctttgtttctggTCTTCTTCATTTACTTGTTAGATTTCTCCTAAAGAGGGCATCTTTTTCCCCAATTTATCATTCCAATAGGTACCCAGAAACCTCAGGGTCTCATTCTCTACAAAGACAGCTTCAACAGCTCTTTCGCTTGCATGATTCAGGTCTAGACCAAGCTTTCATTGATGCTCTACCTGTGTTTTATTACGAAGACATCATGGGTTTAAAGGAGCCATTTGATTGTGCAGTTTGTCTCTGTGAATTCGCAGACCAAGAAAGGCTCAGGTTGCTTCCTCTGTGTAGTCATGCTTTTCACATTAACTGCATAGATACCTGGCTTCTCTCAAACTCAACTTGCCCTCTTTGTAGAGGGACCCTTTCGGGCTCTAGTCTTCCAATGGAAAACCCACTGTTCAATTTTGATCTCTCAAGGGAATTATCAAATGGATTCTCTTGTGAAGAAGAGTGTGGATCTGTCAATTGTCAAAAATCAGCTACCATTGTGGAGGACAAAAGTGATGGTGAAAAGAGGGTATTTTCAGTGCGACTTGGCAAGTTCAGAACTTTGAATGACGGGGAAGGTATTGGAGAGAAACAACATGGAGAGACCAGCAGGTGTAATTTGGATGCTAGGAGATGTTACTCAATGGGGACAGTTCAGTATGTGGAAGGTGAATCCAATTTGCAAGTGGCCTTGTCTCAAGGTAATCTTAACGGCAGAGGAGGAGATAATGGATGCCCTTCAACTGACGGGGATTTGGAAGACAAGAAAATCAGAGGTAGGACAAGAGGTGATAGCTTCTCAGTTTCCAAGATTTGGCTGTGGTCTAAGAAGAGCAGATTTCCAACTTCTTCAAGCATTCATATGGATATGTCATCTTCGTCTTCTGTTGCT GAGTGCTTATGA